From the Methanobrevibacter sp. genome, the window CAGCCATTGTTGTCAATGAAAATGAAAAAGGATTATTGGCTGATTTTGAATTTACCCTTGAAAATCTGATTACTGATAAATATTCATATTCTCATGATAGAATTGACCATAATGCAAGGTCTCATATGAAATCATTTTTGCTTTCATCAAGCGAATCACTGCCTGTCAAAAATCAGAAACTGGATTTGGGAACTTGGCAATCAGTATTTTTCGTTGAATTAGATGGACCAAGACGTTCAAGAACAATAACTTTGACAATGGTTGGTGAATAATTGAAGCGATGGACAATAATTTTAATAGCTATTATAATTATATTGCTGATTTTTATCCTTGTTTTCTATAATTATGATGGTTCTCATGTTGTAAACAATTATTCCCAGATGGAAACAGACATGAGAAAATTATGGTATTGAAAAAGAATTTAGTTGATAAATTCAATTTCAAATGCAATAACAGGATATTCTAAAGTAAAGTTGGTTATTACTTCAGGTGATACCTCACCAAAGAACCCTTTAACAGATCCTTTTTCAGCTGAACCGGTTACATCAGCAGCTCTTCCTGGAATAAATGTTTTGTTTTCACTGTCAGATATTTCCATGGAATATCCTAAGTTGGATAAAACACTTGTTACAACTGATTTGATTTCAGTGAAGTTTGCAGTTGAGTGACAGATTAATCCTGCTAGCTTTTTGGAAGTAACGGTTTTGTTTTCTTTGGAATCATCCAAGTATAGGACATCACCAATCTCAAATATTTTTTGAGGCAGGTCCTCATGTTTGTTGTCTTCTAAAAATTCCATCAAGGAATTAATCAGGCTGGTTCTAATCATTGTTCTGTCGATTGTGATTGGTCTTGCAA encodes:
- a CDS encoding secondary thiamine-phosphate synthase enzyme YjbQ yields the protein MTVKSYSLKLDTNKQFEIIDITSRINELIDINEGIISIFSRHSTSAIVVNENEKGLLADFEFTLENLITDKYSYSHDRIDHNARSHMKSFLLSSSESLPVKNQKLDLGTWQSVFFVELDGPRRSRTITLTMVGE